The Osmerus eperlanus chromosome 12, fOsmEpe2.1, whole genome shotgun sequence genome has a segment encoding these proteins:
- the LOC134031892 gene encoding progestin and adipoQ receptor family member 4-like, whose protein sequence is MVFLKGPRLLDFAKTPPHLQFNKYVLTGYRPVATAQDCLCSLFYLHNEFGNIYTHGIPFLFLLMFLPLSLPWAEGQWWLCLVHYLACLSPTVGSVLYHIFMNHEGGAHVYDTLLSLDMFGVCLVNTLGALPIVHITLLCYPVSRLAAMLSYTLLSAYGIYSATTARSNTRRLRAFAWQALFRLGLFLLRWGGPGAGSPSSLRLFLTMDLLALLGGLVNISRVPERFHPGLFDYWCNSHQIMHVLVICSIVYLHWGMMEDLAWLRTFQCPGEG, encoded by the exons ATGGTGTTTTTGAAGGGACCGCGATTACTGGACTTTGCTAAAACGCCTCCACACCTTCAGTTCAACAAGTACGTGCTGACGGGGTATCGTCCGGTGGCCACCGCCCAGGACTGCCTCTGCAGCCTCTTCTACCTGCACAACGAGTTTGGGAACATCTACACCCACG GGATCccgttcctcttcctcctgatgTTCCTGCCCCTCAGCCTGCCATGGGCGGAGGGGCAGTGGTGGCTCTGCCTGGTGCACTACCTGGCCTGCCTGTCGCCCACCGTGGGCTCCGTGCTCTACCACATCTTCATGAACCACGAGGGGGGCGCTCACGTATAcgacaccctgctctccctcgaCATGTTCGGGGTCTGCCTGGTCAACACCCTGG GAGCCCTGCCCATCGTCCACATCACCCTGCTCTGCTACCCCGTGTCCCGGCTGGCTGCCATGCTGTCCTACACCCTCTTGTCTGCCTACGGTATCTACAGCGCCACCACGGCCCGCAGCAACACGCGGCGCCTCCGCGCCTTCGCCTGGCAAGCGCTGTTCCGTCTGGGTCTGTTCCTGCTGCGCTGGGGGGGCCCGGGGGCTGGGAGCCCCTCCTCGCTGCGGCTCTTCCTCACCATGGACCTGCTGGCGCTGCTGGGAGGGCTGGTCAACATCAGCAGGGTGCCTGAGCGCTTCCACCCCGGCCTGTTCGACTACTGGTGCAACAGCCACCAGATCATGCACGTCCTGGTGATTTGCTCTATCGTGTACCTGCACTGGGGCATGATGGAGGACCTGGCCTGGCTACGCACATTCCAGTGCCCTGGGGAAGGGTAG
- the ppp1cab gene encoding protein phosphatase 1, catalytic subunit, alpha isozyme b: MAEADKLNIDSIIQRLLEVKGSRPGKNVQLTENEIRGLCLKSREIFLSQPILLELEAPLKICGDVHGQYYDLLRLFEYGGFPPESNYLFLGDYVDRGKQSLETICLLLAYKVKYPENFFLLRGNHECASINRIYGFYDECKRRYNIKLWKTFTDCFNCLPVAAIVDEKIFCCHGGLSPDLQSMEQVRRVMRPTDVPDQGLLCDLLWADPDKDVLGWGENDRGVSFTFGADVVTKFLHKHDMDLICRAHQVVEDGYEFFAKRQLVTLFSAPNYCGEFDNAGAMMSVDETLMCSFQILKPADKKLFYGGGGGMGSARPVTPPRKAKK; encoded by the exons ATGGCCGAAGCCGACAAATTAAACATCGACTCCATAATTCAGCGACTTCTGGAAG ttaAAGGCTCCAGACCAGGGAAGAACGTCCAGCTGACGGAGAACGAGATCCGAGGTCTGTGCCTGAAGTCCAGGGAGATCTTCCTGAGCCAGCCCATcctgctggagctggaggctCCGCTCAAGATCTGTG gtgacGTCCACGGCCAGTACTATGACCTGCTGAGGCTCTTTGAGTACGGAGGCTTCCCCCCAGAGAGTAACTACCTGTTCCTGGGGGACTACGTGGACCGGGGGAAGCAGTCCCTGGAGACCATCTGTCTCCTGCTGGCCTACAAGGTCAAGTACCCTGAGAACTTCTTCCTGCTGAGGGGGAACCATGAGTGTGCCTCCATCAACAGAATATACGGCTTCTACGACGAGT GTAAGAGGCGGTACAACATCAAGCTATGGAAGACCTTCACCGACTGCTTCAACTGTCTGCCAGTGGCAGCCATAGTGGACGAGAAGATCTTCTGCTGCCATGGAG GTCTGTCTCCAGACCTCCAGTCCATGGAGCAGGTGCGCCGGGTGATGCGGCCCACGGACGTGCCTGACCAGGGCCTGCTGTGTGACCTGCTGTGGGCCGACCCAGACAAGGACGTGCTGGGCTGGGGCGAGAACGACCGGGGGGTCTCCTTCACCTTTGGGGCCGACGTTGTCACCAAGTTCCTCCACAAGCACGACATGGACCTCATCTGCAGAGCTCACCag GTGGTGGAGGATGGCTATGAGTTCTTCGCTAAGAGACAGCTGGTTACCCTCTTCTCTGCTCCTAACTACTGCGGGGAGTTTGACAACGCAGGCGCCATGATGAGCGTGGACGAAACGCTCATGTGCTCCTTCCAG ATCCTGAAGCCGGCAGATAAGAAGCTCTTctacgggggtggggggggcatgggCTCTGCACGCCCAGTCACCCCCCCCAGGAAAGCCAAGAAAtga
- the pelo gene encoding protein pelota homolog → MKLLHKDIEKDNAGQVTLMPEEAEDMWHTYNLLQIGDSLQASTIRKVQTESSTGSVGSSRVRTTLTVCVETIDFDSQACQLRVKGTNLLENPYVKMGAYHTIELELNRKFTLAKKVWDSVVLDRIEQACDPSQKADVAAVVMQEGLANLVLVTPAMTLLRAKVEVTIPRKRRGSCTQHDKALERFYEAVMQGILRHINFDVVKCILVASPGFVKEQFMTFLFREAVRQDCKLLLENRPKFMMVHSSSGHKYSLKEILTDPSVTSRLSDTKAAGEVKALEDFYKMLQHEPDRAFYGLAHVEKAADALAVDTLLISDKLFRHQDVATRSRYVRLVDSVRDNGGSVRMFSSLHVSGEQLTQLSGVAAVLRFPIADLSEPEEDSSSDED, encoded by the exons ATGAAGTTGCTTCATAAAGATATTGAAAAAGACAATGCCGG CCAGGTGACGCTGATGCCGGAAGAAGCGGAGGACATGTGGCACACCTACAACTTGCTTCAGATCGGAGACAGCCTACAGGCTTCCACCATCAG GAAGGTGCAGACTGAGTCCTCCACCGGCAGTGTGGGCAGCTCCAGGGTCCGCACCACCCTCACCGTGTGTGTGGAGACCATCGACTTTGACTCCCAGGCCTGCCAGCTGAGGGTGAAGGGAACCAACCTCCTGGAGAACCCGTATGTGAAG atgggGGCCTATCACACCATAGAGCTTGAGCTGAACAGGAAGTTCACTCTGGCTAAGAAGGTGTGGGACAGTGTTGTGTTGGACAGGATCG AGCAGGCATGTGACCCCAGCCAGAAGGCGGATGTGGCGGCCGTGGTGATGCAGGAGGGGCTGGCTAACCTTGTGCTGGTGACTCCGGCCATGACCCTGCTCAGGGCCAAGGTGGAGGTGACCATCCCCCGCAAGAGGAGGGGCAGCTGCACCCAGCACGACAAG GCTCTGGAGAGGTTCTATGAAGCTGTGATGCAGGGGATCCTCAGACACATCAACTTTgacg TGGTGAAGTGCATCCTGGTGGCCAGTCCTGGCTTTGTGAAGGAGCAGTTCATGACCTTCCTGTTCCGAGAGGCTGTGCGCCAGGACTGCAAACTGCTGCTGGAGAACCGGCCCAAGTTCATGATGGTCCACTCCTCCTCGGGACACAAGTACTCCCTGAAAG AGATCCTGACTGACCCCAGTGTGACCAGCAGACTGTCAGACACCAAG gcTGCAGGGGAGGTGAAAGCCCTGGAGGACTTCTACAAGATGCTGCAGCATGAGCCGGACAGAGCCTTCTAcgg GCTGGCCCACGTGGAGAAGGCCGCTGACGCCTTGGCTGTGGACACCCTGCTCATCAGTGACAAGCTCTTCAG ACATCAGGACGTCGCTACGAGGAGCCGGTACGTGCGGCTGGTGGACAGCGTCAGGGACAACGGAGGCAGCGTCAG GATGTTTTCCAGTCTTCATGTCTCTGGAGAAC agtTGACTCAGCTGAGTGGTGTAGCAGCCGTTCTGCGCTTCCCCATTGCTGACCTATCAGAGCCTGAGGAGGACAGCAGCTCGGACGAGgactga